A stretch of Prunus dulcis chromosome 6, ALMONDv2, whole genome shotgun sequence DNA encodes these proteins:
- the LOC117632373 gene encoding ER membrane protein complex subunit 10 isoform X1, with protein MALSFSRSLLVLGFSALLCISVAAAFQSDELLLDDDEFGLEGGLHTKSPDLTYTRSSPPPPSPPTSSTSRKRFSDPDSDSKIQFQLHHAFGDSDFSPAGTFSARLKTWNHGGQTLTKLRFSRNAFTEEEKEKFALLLKGDDFYRIRLPSSVLNPPGRDYVISSVKARCLPRDGLDEHFVIHTDGINILAVNYGSPGACPYPRQMKLPGKWSFNSHTVLKNSEQAPRAPVFAEEILGGELGEGEVVPPPERSLWAKYWMYLIPLGLIVMNAITQAMNMAEEPGAGQPAGQAQQPAAVQRGSSSAVRRR; from the exons ATggctctctccttctctcgcTCGCTGTTGGTCTTGGGATTCTCCGCCTTGTTGTGTATTTCAGTAGCAGCAGCTTTCCAATCCGATGAGCTCTTATTGGACGACGACGAGTTCGGTCTAGAAGGAGGGTTGCACACTAAGTCTCCTGATCTCACATACACACGATCCTCgcctccaccaccatcaccaccaactTCATCAACCTCCAGGAAGAGGTTTTCCGATCCGGATTCGGACTCTAAGATCCAATTCCAGCTCCATCACGCCTTTGGGGACTCTGATTTCTCGCCCGCTGGTACTTTCAGTGCTCGCTTGAAGACATGGAATCACGGTGGTCAG ACCCTTACAAAGCTACGATTTTCGAGGAATGCTTTTACTGaagaggagaaggagaagttTGCA CTACTACTGAAGGGAGATGACTTCTATAGGATAAGATTGCCGTCCAGTGTTTTGAATCCTCCGGGGAGGGATTATGTTATTTCTTCAGTAAAAGCG AGATGTCTTCCACGGGATGGTTTGGATGAGCATTTTGTTATACACACG GATGGAATTAATATCTTGGCAGTTAATTATGGTTCGCCTGGGGCATGTCCATATCCTCGGCAAATGAAACTT CCTGGAAAGTGGTCTTTTAACTCTCACACGGTTTTGAAGAATAGTGAGCAAGCACCAAG AGCTCCAGTGTTTGCTGAGGAGATTCTTGGAGGTGAGTTAGGAGAAGGTGAAGTTGTACCACCACCAGAAAGGTCCCTTTGGGCAAAATAT TGGATGTACCTAATCCCTCTTGGGCTCATTGTCATGAACGCCATAACCCAAGCAATGAACATGGCAGAGGAACCGGGTGCTGGTCAGCCAGCAGGCCAAGCACAGCAGCCAGCTGCAGTCCAGCGTGGGTCAAGTTCTGCTGTGCGAAGAAGATAG
- the LOC117633051 gene encoding acyl carrier protein 2, mitochondrial has translation MAAAARSAILKYLRVPVPAVPSNPSSTTPLFLSPFNAIRRRLFSEEVRGTFLDKSEVTDRVISVVKNFQKVDPSKVTPNAHFQNDLGLDSLDAVEIVMALEEEFGFEIPDNEADKINSIGLAVDFISSHPQAK, from the exons ATGGCGGCTGCTGCGAGGAGCGCGATACTTAAGTACCTCAGAGTTCCAGTTCCGGCCGTGCCATCAAACCCTAGCTCCACCACCCCTCTATTTCTATCCCCCTTTAACGCCATACGACGCCGTCTCTTCTCCGAGGAGGTCAGGGGCACCTTCCTCGACAAATCCGAGGTCACCGATCGTGTTATCTCTGTCGTCAAGAACTTCCAGAAAGTCGATCCCTCGAAG GTTACACCAAATGCTCATTTCCAGAATGATCTTGGATTAGATAGTTTAGATGCTGTGGAGATTGTGATGGCTCTTGAAGAGGAGTTTGGGTTTGAGATCCCTGATAATGAAGCTGACAAGATCAACTCAATTGGTCTTGCTGTGGACTTTATTTCTTCTCACCCTCAGGCGAAGTAG
- the LOC117631352 gene encoding dehydrogenase/reductase SDR family member 7 isoform X2, with product MVVVLVVFISLFLLLFLFLSIKFATADGDFTLMSKRSVKRDQIEDKVVWITGASRGIGEVLAKQLANLGAKLIISARNEAELERVKKQLTGKHAPDGVKVLPLDLASGEDCLRDAVEKAESFFLNAGVDFMIHNAAIERPSTFNVNVLGTITLTRLLAPYMLRRGKGHFVVMSSAAGKTPAPGQAVYSASKHALNGYFHTLRSELYQKGIRVTIVCPGPIETSTGSGAASSENKASSEKRVSSERCAELTIVAATHCLKEVWISYQPVLTVMYLVQYVPTVGYWLMDKIGGNRVEAAARKGNTYSISLLFGKKKAS from the exons atggtggtggtgctggtggtcttcatttctttgtttctccttcttttcctctttctaTCAATCAAATTTGCCACAGCTGATG GGGATTTTACTTTGATGTCCAAACGCTCTGTAAAGCGCGACCAAATTGAAGATAAA GTTGTTTGGATAACTGGTGCTAGCCGTGGAATTG GGGAGGTTCTTGCTAAGCAACTTGCAAATTTGGGGGCTAAGCTCATTATTTCTGCACGTAATGAAGCTGAATTGGAGCGAGTCAAGAAACAACTGACTG GTAAACATGCACCTGATGGCGTAAAGGTTTTGCcattggatttggcatctggTGAAGATTGTCTCAGGGATGCTGTAGAGAAAGCAGAGTCATTCTTTCTTAATGCTGGTGTTGATTTTATGATCCACAATGCAGCTATCGAGCGTCCT TCAACATTCAATGTCAATGTTCTTGGGACAATAACGCTTACACGGTTACTAGCACCTTACATGCTGAGGCGGGGGAAGGGACATTTTGTCGTG ATGAGCAGTGCTGCAGGAAAGACGCCTGCACCAGGTCAGGCCGTATACTCTGCCTCTAAACATGCGTTAAATGGGTACTTTCACACATTGCGCTCCGAG CTCTATCAGAAAGGAATCAGGGTGACCATTGTTTGTCCTGGGCCAATAGAAACATCAACTGGTTCTGGAGCAGCAAGCTCAGAAAATAAAGCTTCTTCTGAG AAGCGTGTGTCATCAGAAAGGTGTGCAGAGTTGACGATAGTTGCTGCCACCCATTGTCTGAAGGAAGTTTGGATATCGTACCAG CCTGTGCTGACTGTAATGTACTTGGTGCAATACGTGCCAACTGTTGGTTATTGGCTCATGGACAAG ATTGGTGGGAATCGAGTCGAAGCAGCTGCACGGAAGGGCAACACCTACTCAATTAGCTTACTGTTTGGGAAAAAGAAGGCATCATGA
- the LOC117630638 gene encoding uncharacterized protein LOC117630638 gives MAELPIKRSVLERLAYVFTKEYTSYRTIKKNPDHLYNLRKKSDESIRDYIKRFKAEKANIVGCDDRITSSAFKKGLPAEHDLYRELTITPSQTLVEVYATAERYALWDDDRIAAKKSTKQKDQPTKRAGQRGDGINNRNKDERTTHKGRLRQERTTPKLVREGHCTKFIAKQAIQRIEDRDTAKEPPQKVIRINTILADSEESGLTSKEKKRKIKQATGISQVSTDLPLAEDDPVIGFQKKDLIGLDMPHNDALVISIQIAQAMVDRIHADEGSAANILQLTVIQQMGLETKINKLARSLTGFNGATTVTVGTIDLDVYSPPVISLQTFMVINEVSPYNGILGRPWIGKINVITSATHQKIWYPIPGGGVGQINSDQAMARKCSAQGLKKGPSEEIPPEVSPEEGWKPEEDVELIPLDPDQPDRKARIGSRLSPEEKVELTTFLQSNKDMFAWSPSDMPGIDPNIICHRLHVNPACKPVAQKRRNFAPERVAIIEVEIDKLLATGFIEEVSYSEWLANVVIVAKQEKSEWRVCVDYTDLNKACPKNNFPLPRIDQLVDSTSGNQLLSFMDAYSGYNQIMMHEDDKAKTSFIIERGTYCYKVMPFGLKNAGATYQRLVNKIFKEQIGKTMEVYVDDMLVKAPKRADHIGNLAESFSLLRQYRMKLNPSKCTFGVSSGRFLGYLVTQRGIEAHPRQIKAILEMKSPSTVKEIQSLTSRAAALNRFLSRSTDKCRPFFKALKKGQRDKWDEECEVAFQNLKTYLTSPPMLSKPVPGEDLFVYLAVSNSAISSALIREELGAQHPVFYTSKALLDAETRYPKLEKLILALVVSARKLRPYYQAHRVIVMTDFPLRSILHSPDASQRLMKWAIELSQYDLLYRPKTAIKAQALADFVAEFTPSAEKEKLVNQKKESSKADGTSAEPSQPNDMWQLRVDEASNQKGAGAGVVIITPDGTLLEQAITLGFPASNNEAEYEALLAGLRLAKELAIKKLAIYSDSQLITNQASGEYMAKHPRMILYLDKVQELLKAFPTFTIQQVPRAENAHADALASLGSALDTQFRRSIPVEHLDRPSIEEIELIDTMQIDEDPSWQDPIIDYLTNGNLPTDKSEARKVQQKAARYYMHGNKLIRRSYSGPHLTCIKYPQTLEVLCKIHDGECGNHSGGRSLAQKALNIGYFWPTMRHDSAEYVKKCDRCQRYKPIPNLPAEVYHPQNSPWPFMQWAIDLVGPLPPAPAKKEMMIVATDYFTKWIEAEALSSTKEADITAFFAKYKIKQHLSTPRYPQGNGQAEASNKVILDCLKKRLEGAEGKWVDELPGVLWAYRTTKRRSTSETPFSLAYGTEAIIPPHITVPSISLEVGSVDQNSEQMRLNLNLLEGEREKTIIRVASYQQQLKSYHDKRAKIRRFQPDDLLLRKAFITAPRQG, from the exons ATGGCGGAACTTCCCATTAAG AGAAGCGTTCTCGAAAGGCTAGCTTACGTCTTCACCAAAGAATACACCTCTTACCGGAcaatcaagaagaaccctgaCCACTTGTACAACCTGCGCAAGAAATCTGACGAATCTAttcgagattacatcaagagaTTCAAGGCAGAAAAGGCGAACATTGTAGGATGTGACGACCGAATCACGTCCTCCGCTTTCAAGAAAGGCCTTCCAGCTGAGCACGACTTGTACCGCGAGTTGACTATCACTCCCAGCCAGACTCTGGTAGAGGTCTACGCGACTGCGGAACGTTACGCGCTCTGGGATGACGATCGAATCGCCGCAAAGAAGTCTACAAAGCAAAAAGATCAGCCAACTAAGCGGGCAGGCCAAAGAGGCGACGGAATTAATAACCGGAATAAGGACGAGCGCACCACCCACAAGGGGAGGCTACGGCAGGAGAGAACTACACCAA AACTCGTGAGAGAAGGTCACTGCACAAAATTCATTGCGAAGCAGGCCATCCAACGAATTGAAGATCGAGACACCGCCAAGGAGCCGCCTCAGaaggtcataaggattaacacCATCCTAGCCGACTCCGAGGAGTCTGGGCTGACcagcaaggaaaagaagaggaagatcaaacAGGCCACTGGGATCTCCCAAGTCTCGACCGACCTTCCACTAGCAGAGGACGATCCTGTGATCggcttccaaaagaaagatctgaTCGGCCTCGACATGCCACATAACGACGCCCTTGTCATCAGCATTCAAATCGCTCAGGCCATGGTCGACCGAATCCATGCAGACGAGGGCAGCGCAGCCAATATCCTACAACTGACGGTCATCCAACAGATGGGCTTGGAGACAAAGATCAACAAATTAGCCAGATCGCTGACTGGCTTTAATGGTGCAACAACGGTTACCGTGGGCACGATAGACCTCGACGTCTACTCCCCACCTGTAATCAGCTTGCAAACATTCATGGTCATTAATGAGGTCTCACCCTACAACGGCATCCTGGGCAGACCATGGATTGGCAAGATCAATGTCATCACCTCCGCCACACATCAGAAAATTTGGTACCCAATCCCTGGGGGCGGTGTCGGCCAAATCAACAGCGATCAAGCAATGGCGAGGAAATGCTCCGCCCAAGGGCTAAAGAAAG GACCAAGCGAGGAGATCCCTCCAGAGGTCTCTCCAGAAGAAGGATGGAAACCCGAGGAGGACGTCGAGTTAATACCCTTGGATCCTGACCAGCCAGACAGGAAGGCGCGGATCGGCTCGCGCTTAAGCCCAGAAGAGAAGGTGGAGCTTACCACATTCCTCCAGAGCAACAAAGACATGTTCGCATGGTCGCCATCAGACATGCCTGGCATCGACCCGAACATAATCTGTCACCGACTCCACGTCAACCCCGCATGCAAGCCAGTGGCGCAGAAGAGACGCAACTTCGCACCCGAGCGAGTCGCTATCATCGAAGTCGAGATTGACAAACTCCTAGCTACCGGCTTCATCGAAGAGGTCTCTTACTCAGAATGGCTTGCCAACGTTGTCATTgtggcaaaacaagaaaagagcGAATGGAGAGTTTGTGTCGATTATACAGACCTCAACAAGGCATGCCCTAAAAACAACTTTCCATTGCCGAGAATCGACCAACTCGTGGATTCCACTTCTGGCAATCAGctgctcagcttcatggacgcctactccggctataaCCAAATCATGATGCACGAGGATGACAAGGCGAAAACTTCTTTCATCATCGAAAGAGGGACCTACTGCTACAAGGTCATGCCCTTTGGGCTGAAGAACGCCGGAGCAACCTATCAAAGGCTCGTAAATAAAATCTTCAAGGAGCAGATCGGCAAAACTATGGAGGTCTACGTGGATGACATGCTGGTCAAAGCCCCAAAACGTGCAGATCACATTGGAAATCTTGCCGAGTCATTCAGCTTGCTCCGCCAATATCGCATGAAGTTGAATCCAAGTAAATGCACGTTTGGTGTATCCTCCGGCCGATTCTTGGGATACCTAGTCACGCAACGAGGTATCGAGGCACACCCACGTCAAATCAAAGCCATTCTCGAGATGAAATCGCCTTCCACGgtgaaagaaatacaaagtctgACGAGCAGAGCAGCGGCCCTCAACCGATTCCTCTCGAGATCAACCGACAAGTGCAGaccattcttcaaagctttgaagaaaggACAAAGAGACAAATGGGATGAGGAGTGCGAAGTGGCTTTCCAAAATCTGAAGACTTACCTCACCTCACCTCCCATGCTCTCAAAGCCAGTCCCTGGTGAGGACTTGTTCGTATACTTGGCAGTGTCCAACTCAGCTATCAGTTCAGCTCTCATCCGAGAAGAGCTGGGGGCCCAACATCCAGTATTCTACAcgtcaaaagctctcctcgatGCAGAGACTCGCTACCCAAAATTGGAGAAACTTATTTTGGCTCTTGTAGTTTCTGCGAGAAAGCTGCGACCCTACTACCAAGCTCATCGAGTCATCGTCATGACCgactttcctttgagatcaatCCTCCACAGCCCTGATGCTTCTCAGCGACTCATGAAGTGGGCTATAGAGCTAAGCCAATATGACCTCCTCTACCGGCCAAAAACTGCAATAAAAGCCCAGGCTTTAGCAGACTTCGTAGCAGAATTCACCCCATCGGCCGAAAAAGAGAAGTTGGTCaaccaaaagaaggaaagttcAAAAGCAGACGGGACCTCCGCAGAACCTAGCCAACCCAATGACATGTGGCAGTTGCGCGTAGATGAAGCGTCAAACCAAAAAGGAGCTGGAGCAGGAGTCGTCATCATCACCCCTGATGGAACCCTATTGGAGCAAGCTATTACGCTTGGCTTCCCAGCCTCGAACAACGAGGCAGAAtatgaggcattgcttgccGGCCTACGCTTAGCAAAAGAGCTCGCAATCAAAAAGCTAGCCATCTACTCTGACTCACAATTGATCACGAATCAAGCCTCAGGTGAATACATGGCGAAGCACCCAAGGATGATCCTATACCTTGACAAAGTCCAAGAGCTGTTGAAGGCATTTCCCACCttcaccatccaacaagtGCCCCGGGCAGAGAACGCTCATGCAGACGCACTGGCAAGCCTAGGATCAGCGCTGGATACCCAGTTCAGACGCTCCATCCCGGTCGAACACCTTGACCGACCAAGCATAGAAGAAATAGAGCTAATCGATACCATGCAGATTGACGAGGACCCTAGTTGGCAAGACCCCATCATCGACTATTTGACAAATGGAAACCTGCCAACGGACAAGTCCGAAGCTAGAAAGGTCCAGCAGAAGGCCGCGAGATACTACATGCACGGCAACAAGCTCATCCGCAGATCATACTCCGGCCCTCATCTCACCTGCATAAAGTACCCTCAAACACTTGAGGTTCTCTGCAAAATTCACGACGGCGAGTGTGGCAACCACTCTGGGGGCAGATCGCTCGCCCAGAAAGCTCTAAACATAGGCTACTTCTGGCCTACCATGCGTCACGACTCCGCTGAATATGTCAAGAAGTGTGATCGCTGTCAGCGATACAAGCCAATCCCTAACTTGCCTGCCGAAGTCTATCATCCGCAAAACAGTCCATGGCCGTTTATGCAATGGGCCATCGACCTAGTGGGTCCCCTGCCACCAGCGCCcgccaagaaagaaatgatgatcgTCGCCACCGACTACTTTACTAAATGGATCGAGGCCGAAGCTCTATCCTCTACTAAAGAAGCCGAT ATCACCGCCTTTTTTGCGAAATACAAGATCAAGCAACACTTGTCTACCCCGAGGTATCCACAAGGAAATGGACAAGCCGAGGCATCTAACAAAGTCATATTAGACTGCTTGAAGAAAAGGCTAGAAGGCGCCGAAGGAAAATGGGTGGATGAACTCCCCGGAGTATTATGGGCTTATCGCACCACCAAACGAAGATCGACTAGTGAGACCCCATTCTCCCTCGCCTATGGAACAGAAGCGATCATACCACCTCACATCACTGTCCCCTCCATAAGTCTGGAAGTGGGCAGTGTTGATCAAAACTCCGAGCAGATGAGGCTCAATCTCAACTTACTTGAGGGCGAGCGTGAGAAAACCATTATCCGAGTCGCCTCCTATCAGCAGCAGTTGAAGTCTTACCACGACAAAAGAGCTAAGATCAGACGATTTCAACCAGACGACCTCTTACTAAGAAAGGCTTTCATTACTGCACCAAGACAAGggtaa
- the LOC117631352 gene encoding dehydrogenase/reductase SDR family member 7 isoform X3, with protein sequence MVVVLVVFISLFLLLFLFLSIKFATADGDFTLMSKRSVKRDQIEDKVVWITGASRGIGEVLAKQLANLGAKLIISARNEAELERVKKQLTGKHAPDGVKVLPLDLASGEDCLRDAVEKAESFFLNAGVDFMIHNAAIERPMSSAAGKTPAPGQAVYSASKHALNGYFHTLRSELYQKGIRVTIVCPGPIETSTGSGAASSENKASSEKRVSSERCAELTIVAATHCLKEVWISYQPVLTVMYLVQYVPTVGYWLMDKIGGNRVEAAARKGNTYSISLLFGKKKAS encoded by the exons atggtggtggtgctggtggtcttcatttctttgtttctccttcttttcctctttctaTCAATCAAATTTGCCACAGCTGATG GGGATTTTACTTTGATGTCCAAACGCTCTGTAAAGCGCGACCAAATTGAAGATAAA GTTGTTTGGATAACTGGTGCTAGCCGTGGAATTG GGGAGGTTCTTGCTAAGCAACTTGCAAATTTGGGGGCTAAGCTCATTATTTCTGCACGTAATGAAGCTGAATTGGAGCGAGTCAAGAAACAACTGACTG GTAAACATGCACCTGATGGCGTAAAGGTTTTGCcattggatttggcatctggTGAAGATTGTCTCAGGGATGCTGTAGAGAAAGCAGAGTCATTCTTTCTTAATGCTGGTGTTGATTTTATGATCCACAATGCAGCTATCGAGCGTCCT ATGAGCAGTGCTGCAGGAAAGACGCCTGCACCAGGTCAGGCCGTATACTCTGCCTCTAAACATGCGTTAAATGGGTACTTTCACACATTGCGCTCCGAG CTCTATCAGAAAGGAATCAGGGTGACCATTGTTTGTCCTGGGCCAATAGAAACATCAACTGGTTCTGGAGCAGCAAGCTCAGAAAATAAAGCTTCTTCTGAG AAGCGTGTGTCATCAGAAAGGTGTGCAGAGTTGACGATAGTTGCTGCCACCCATTGTCTGAAGGAAGTTTGGATATCGTACCAG CCTGTGCTGACTGTAATGTACTTGGTGCAATACGTGCCAACTGTTGGTTATTGGCTCATGGACAAG ATTGGTGGGAATCGAGTCGAAGCAGCTGCACGGAAGGGCAACACCTACTCAATTAGCTTACTGTTTGGGAAAAAGAAGGCATCATGA
- the LOC117631352 gene encoding dehydrogenase/reductase SDR family member 7 isoform X1 — protein MVVVLVVFISLFLLLFLFLSIKFATADGDFTLMSKRSVKRDQIEDKVVWITGASRGIGEVLAKQLANLGAKLIISARNEAELERVKKQLTGKHAPDGVKVLPLDLASGEDCLRDAVEKAESFFLNAGVDFMIHNAAIERPKTTALDVTEESLKSTFNVNVLGTITLTRLLAPYMLRRGKGHFVVMSSAAGKTPAPGQAVYSASKHALNGYFHTLRSELYQKGIRVTIVCPGPIETSTGSGAASSENKASSEKRVSSERCAELTIVAATHCLKEVWISYQPVLTVMYLVQYVPTVGYWLMDKIGGNRVEAAARKGNTYSISLLFGKKKAS, from the exons atggtggtggtgctggtggtcttcatttctttgtttctccttcttttcctctttctaTCAATCAAATTTGCCACAGCTGATG GGGATTTTACTTTGATGTCCAAACGCTCTGTAAAGCGCGACCAAATTGAAGATAAA GTTGTTTGGATAACTGGTGCTAGCCGTGGAATTG GGGAGGTTCTTGCTAAGCAACTTGCAAATTTGGGGGCTAAGCTCATTATTTCTGCACGTAATGAAGCTGAATTGGAGCGAGTCAAGAAACAACTGACTG GTAAACATGCACCTGATGGCGTAAAGGTTTTGCcattggatttggcatctggTGAAGATTGTCTCAGGGATGCTGTAGAGAAAGCAGAGTCATTCTTTCTTAATGCTGGTGTTGATTTTATGATCCACAATGCAGCTATCGAGCGTCCT AAAACTACAGCTTTGGATGTTACTGAGGAGAGTCTGAAG TCAACATTCAATGTCAATGTTCTTGGGACAATAACGCTTACACGGTTACTAGCACCTTACATGCTGAGGCGGGGGAAGGGACATTTTGTCGTG ATGAGCAGTGCTGCAGGAAAGACGCCTGCACCAGGTCAGGCCGTATACTCTGCCTCTAAACATGCGTTAAATGGGTACTTTCACACATTGCGCTCCGAG CTCTATCAGAAAGGAATCAGGGTGACCATTGTTTGTCCTGGGCCAATAGAAACATCAACTGGTTCTGGAGCAGCAAGCTCAGAAAATAAAGCTTCTTCTGAG AAGCGTGTGTCATCAGAAAGGTGTGCAGAGTTGACGATAGTTGCTGCCACCCATTGTCTGAAGGAAGTTTGGATATCGTACCAG CCTGTGCTGACTGTAATGTACTTGGTGCAATACGTGCCAACTGTTGGTTATTGGCTCATGGACAAG ATTGGTGGGAATCGAGTCGAAGCAGCTGCACGGAAGGGCAACACCTACTCAATTAGCTTACTGTTTGGGAAAAAGAAGGCATCATGA
- the LOC117632373 gene encoding uncharacterized protein LOC117632373 isoform X2 gives MALSFSRSLLVLGFSALLCISVAAAFQSDELLLDDDEFGLEGGLHTKSPDLTYTRSSPPPPSPPTSSTSRKRFSDPDSDSKIQFQLHHAFGDSDFSPAGTFSARLKTWNHGGQTLTKLRFSRNAFTEEEKEKFALLLKGDDFYRIRLPSSVLNPPGRDYVISSVKARCLPRDGLDEHFVIHTDGINILAVNYGSPGACPYPRQMKLWMYLIPLGLIVMNAITQAMNMAEEPGAGQPAGQAQQPAAVQRGSSSAVRRR, from the exons ATggctctctccttctctcgcTCGCTGTTGGTCTTGGGATTCTCCGCCTTGTTGTGTATTTCAGTAGCAGCAGCTTTCCAATCCGATGAGCTCTTATTGGACGACGACGAGTTCGGTCTAGAAGGAGGGTTGCACACTAAGTCTCCTGATCTCACATACACACGATCCTCgcctccaccaccatcaccaccaactTCATCAACCTCCAGGAAGAGGTTTTCCGATCCGGATTCGGACTCTAAGATCCAATTCCAGCTCCATCACGCCTTTGGGGACTCTGATTTCTCGCCCGCTGGTACTTTCAGTGCTCGCTTGAAGACATGGAATCACGGTGGTCAG ACCCTTACAAAGCTACGATTTTCGAGGAATGCTTTTACTGaagaggagaaggagaagttTGCA CTACTACTGAAGGGAGATGACTTCTATAGGATAAGATTGCCGTCCAGTGTTTTGAATCCTCCGGGGAGGGATTATGTTATTTCTTCAGTAAAAGCG AGATGTCTTCCACGGGATGGTTTGGATGAGCATTTTGTTATACACACG GATGGAATTAATATCTTGGCAGTTAATTATGGTTCGCCTGGGGCATGTCCATATCCTCGGCAAATGAAACTT TGGATGTACCTAATCCCTCTTGGGCTCATTGTCATGAACGCCATAACCCAAGCAATGAACATGGCAGAGGAACCGGGTGCTGGTCAGCCAGCAGGCCAAGCACAGCAGCCAGCTGCAGTCCAGCGTGGGTCAAGTTCTGCTGTGCGAAGAAGATAG